In a genomic window of Streptomyces pristinaespiralis:
- a CDS encoding NUDIX hydrolase, translated as MATPDFIRAIRATAGHQLLFLPGVSAVVFDDAGRVLLGRRADTGNWSIIGGIPEPGEQPAMTAAREVYEETAVRCVAERVVLVQALPRPVTYPNGDVCQYMDITMRCRVVGGAAEARVNDEESLEVGWFPVDALPELQDFAIFRIKHALSEGPAWFQPTQA; from the coding sequence ATGGCAACTCCCGACTTCATCCGCGCCATCCGGGCGACCGCCGGCCACCAACTGCTGTTCCTGCCGGGTGTCAGCGCCGTCGTCTTCGACGACGCGGGGCGGGTGCTGCTGGGCCGCCGCGCCGACACGGGCAACTGGTCGATCATCGGGGGCATCCCCGAGCCCGGCGAACAGCCGGCCATGACGGCGGCACGCGAGGTGTACGAGGAGACCGCCGTGCGCTGTGTCGCCGAGCGGGTCGTGCTGGTGCAGGCGCTGCCGAGGCCCGTCACCTATCCCAACGGCGACGTGTGCCAGTACATGGACATCACCATGCGCTGCCGTGTCGTCGGCGGCGCCGCCGAAGCGCGGGTCAACGACGAGGAGTCCCTCGAGGTGGGCTGGTTCCCCGTCGACGCGCTGCCGGAGCTCCAGGACTTCGCGATCTTCCGGATCAAACACGCGCTGTCCGAGGGACCAGCATGGTTCCAACCCACCCAGGCGTAG
- a CDS encoding 3-hydroxybutyrate dehydrogenase: MTAPTTPPGTPVPAAAASPLSVDLGGRTALVTGAAGGIGRACTLRLAAAGAKVRAVDRDAEGLAMLAAHSEGLAGAVEPYLLDLTDLDAAEAAASGTDILVNNAGLQLVRPIEDFPPEVFHTVLTVMLEAPFRLIRGALPHMYAQGWGRVVNISSVHGLRASAYKSAYVAAKHGLEGLSKTAALEGAPHGVTSVCVNPGYVRTPLVEKQIADQAAAHGLPEDRVLTEVLLKDSAIKRLVEPEEVAEAALYLCSPHASFITGTSLTLDGGWTAH, translated from the coding sequence ATGACCGCGCCCACCACACCGCCCGGCACCCCCGTCCCTGCAGCCGCGGCGTCCCCCCTGTCCGTCGACCTCGGCGGCCGTACCGCACTCGTCACCGGTGCCGCGGGCGGCATCGGCCGTGCCTGCACCCTCAGGCTCGCGGCCGCCGGGGCCAAGGTCAGAGCCGTCGACCGGGACGCCGAAGGACTCGCGATGCTCGCCGCGCACAGCGAGGGCCTGGCCGGGGCCGTGGAACCGTACCTGCTCGACCTCACCGACCTGGACGCCGCGGAGGCGGCGGCATCCGGCACGGACATCCTCGTCAACAACGCGGGCCTGCAACTGGTGCGGCCCATCGAGGACTTTCCGCCCGAGGTGTTCCACACCGTGCTCACGGTGATGCTCGAAGCACCGTTCCGGCTGATCAGGGGCGCGCTGCCGCACATGTACGCACAGGGCTGGGGCAGGGTCGTCAACATCTCGTCCGTACACGGACTGCGTGCCTCCGCCTACAAGTCCGCCTATGTGGCGGCGAAACACGGCCTCGAAGGACTCTCCAAGACGGCCGCCCTGGAGGGCGCGCCGCACGGCGTGACGTCCGTCTGCGTCAACCCCGGCTACGTGCGCACGCCCCTCGTCGAGAAGCAGATCGCCGACCAGGCCGCCGCACACGGCCTGCCGGAGGACCGTGTGCTCACCGAGGTCCTCCTCAAGGACTCCGCGATCAAGCGGCTGGTCGAGCCGGAGGAGGTGGCGGAGGCCGCCCTTTACCTGTGCTCGCCCCACGCCTCCTTCATCACCGGCACCTCGCTGACCCTCGACGGCGGCTGGACGGCGCACTAG